In one Heteronotia binoei isolate CCM8104 ecotype False Entrance Well chromosome 1, APGP_CSIRO_Hbin_v1, whole genome shotgun sequence genomic region, the following are encoded:
- the LOC132588923 gene encoding nuclear receptor subfamily 2 group F member 5-like isoform X1, whose protein sequence is MAHTQPGSGQYPLSNGDPYGCPSYLTGFISLLLRAEPYPTSRYGAQCLQAGNIMGIESICEMAARLLFSAIEWAKNVPFFPDFPLADQVCLLRMTWSELFVLNAAQCAMPLHVAPLLAAAGLHASPMSADRVVAFMDHIRVFQEQVEKLKALHVDVAEYACLKAIALFTPDAVGLTDWCHVENVQEKSQCALEEYVRNQYPNQPSRFGRLLLRLPSLRIVSAPVIEQLFFVRLVGKTPIETLIRDMLLSGSSFNWPYIPVQ, encoded by the exons ATGGCACACACTCAACCAGGGTCCGGCCAGTACCCCTTGAGCAACGGGGACCCCTACGGCTGCCCCTCCTACCTGACGGGCTTCATCTCGCTGCTGCTGCGGGCGGAGCCCTACCCGACCTCACGCTACGGGGCCCAGTGCCTGCAAGCGGGCAACATCATGGGCATCGAGAGCATCTGTGAGATGGCCGCCCGCCTGCTCTTCAGCGCCATCGAGTGGGCCAAGAACGTCCCCTTCTTCCCAGACTTCCCGCTGGCCGACCAAGTCTGCCTGCTGCGCATGACGTGGAGCGAGCTCTTCGTCCTCAACGCCGCCCAGTGCGCCATGCCCCTCCATGTGGCCCCCCTCCTGGCCGCCGCCGGCCTCCACGCCTCCCCCATGTCCGCCGACCGAGTGGTGGCCTTTATGGACCACATCCGCGTCTTCCAGGAGCAGGTGGAGAAGCTGAAGGCGCTGCATGTCGACGTGGCTGAGTACGCCTGCCTCAAAGCCATCGCCCTCTTCACCCCGG ACGCAGTGGGCCTCACGGACTGGTGCCACGTGGAGAACGTGCAGGAGAAGTCCCAGTGCGCCCTGGAGGAATACGTCCGGAACCAGTACCCTAACCAGCCCAGCCGCTTCGGACGCCTCCTGCTGCGCCTGCCTTCCTTGCGCATCGTCTCTGCCCCCGTGATCGAGCAGCTCTTCTTCGTCCGCCTGGTGGGCAAGACCCCCATCGAGACGCTGATTCGGGACATGCTTCTGTCCGGCTCCAGCTTCAACTGGCCGTACATCCCGGTGCAGTGA
- the LOC132584686 gene encoding heat shock 70 kDa protein-like, translated as MGADLSHGNAENLCVGPAPQSGPRIRTTPARTRPKGPAVGIDLGTTYSCVAVCQKGRVDVIANNYGSRTTPSCVAFTDRERLVGEAAEMQRVLHPENTVFGAKRLIGRRYDDPAVQSSRNHWPFQVVGGEERVQVKVSYRGGEKAFYPEEISAMVLSRLKQVAEAYLGRPVSQAVITVPAYFNDAQRQATIDAAAIAGLKLLCLINEPSAAAIAYGLNVGPHWKAKRNILIFDLGGGTLDVSVLSIQNGVFDVMAISGDTQLGGEDFDQRLLNHLVLEFKKKHSEDISQSHKAMQRLKAACEKAKRALSSNVRATISVDSLYNGVDFCITITRACFEDLCADLFQTTMEHVGRVLEDAGIKKTQVHDIVLVGGSTRIPMIQNLLSKFFEGKELNKSINPEEVVAHGAAVQAAILTGHRYQNLENLLLLDVTPVSLGLETVGGVMDVLVKRNSPIPTKETRNFSTTEDNQTSLFLQVYEGERTLTKHNRLLGTVTLSGLQPSPRCVPVIVVTFAINHNNILTVSAMERNTGNSKQLVITDTRGRLDREEMERILKEEEELREQEKVEQEKIEALNSLESSTFQLKRTAEQGKSLDDRAKRRVLEMCEETTLWLEENQLAPKKEYEERKRELEDVCYSIITHFSKEDKMEKGC; from the coding sequence ATGGGAGCAGATCTCAGCCATGGGAATGCCGAAAACTTATGTGTGGGCCCCGCCCCGCAGTCCGGCCCCAGGATTAGGACAACACCAGCCCGAACCCGGCCCAAGGGCCCAGCCGTGGGGATCGATCTGGGCACCACCTATTCCTGTGTGGCCGTGTGCCAGAAGGGCAGGGTGGACGTCATCGCCAACAACTACGGCAGTCGGACCACCCCCAGCTGTGTGGCTTTCACAGACAGGGAGCGCCTCGTGGGGGAAGCGGCGGAGATGCAGAGAGTCCTCCACCCAGAGAACACAGTCTTTGGTGCCAAGCGACTGATCGGGCGTAGGTACGACGACCCTGCGGTGCAGAGCAGTAGGAACCACTGGCCCTTCCAAGTGGTGGGTGGAGAAGAGAGAGTCCAGGTGAAGGTGTCCTACAGAGGGGGGGAGAAGGCCTTTTATCCTGAGGAGATCTCTGCCATGGTGCTGTCTAGGCTGAAGCAGGTGGCAGAGGCCTACCTGGGCCGCCCAGTCTCACAGGCGGTCATCACCGTCCCAGCCTACTTCAACGACGCCCAGCGGCAGGCCACCATCGACGCCGCGGCCATCGCCGGACTCAAGCTGCTGTGCCTGATCAACGAACCCAGCGCTGCCGCCATCGCCTACGGCCTGAATGTTGGCCCTCACTGGAAAGCCAAGAGAAACATCCTCATCTTCGATCTGGGCGGGGGAACGTTGGATGTGTCCGTCCTCAGCATCCAAAATGGCGTCTTCGACGTGATGGCTATCAGTGGAGACACCCAGCTGGGCGGGGAAGATTTTGACCAACGGCTGCTGAATCATCTTGTGCTGGAGTTCAAGAAGAAGCACAGCGAGGACATCAGCCAGAGCCACAAGGCCATGCAGAGGCTGAAGGCGGCCTGCGAAAAGGCCAAGCGGGCCTTGAGTTCCAACGTGAGGGCCACCATCTCCGTTGACTCCCTCTACAACGGAGTCGATTTCTGCATAACGATCACCAGGGCCTGCTTTGAAGACCTGTGTGCTGACCTCTTCCAGACCACTATGGAGCATGTGGGGAGGGTGCTGGAGGATGCTGGGATTAAGAAGACGCAGGTTCATGACATTGTCCTTGTGGGAGGATCCACCCGCATCCCCATGATACAGAACCTTCTCTCAAAATTCTTTGAGGGGAAAGAGCTCAACAAGAGTATCAACCCAGAGGAAGTCGTGGCCCATGGGGCAGCCGTCCAAGCGGCCATCTTGACGGGCCATCGATACCAGAATCTGGAGAATCTTCTCCTCTTGGATGTGACCCCAGTTTCTCTAGGGCTGGAGACCGTTGGGGGCGTGATGGACGTTTTGGTCAAGCGCAATTCCCCCATCCCGACCAAGGAGACCAGGAACTTCTCCACCACCGAAGACAACCAAACCAGCCTTTTCTTGCAAGTCTATGAAGGGGAACGAACTCTGACCAAACACAACCGTCTCCTGGGAACAGTCACTCTCAGTGGCCTTCAGCCTTCTCCCCGCTGCGTGCCGGTTATTGTGGTCACCTTTGCCATCAATCACAACAATATCCTCACGGTTTCTGCTATGGAAAGGAACACCGGCAACAGTAAGCAGTTGGTCATTACGGACACCCGAGGACGGCTGGATAGAGAAGAGATGGAGCGCATcctaaaagaggaggaagaactcaGAGAGCAAGAGAAGGTGGAGCAGGAGAAGATCGAAGCTCTGAACTCTTTGGAGTCCTCCACTTTTCAGCTCAAGAGGACCGCAGAGCAAGGGAAGTCTCTGGATGATCGAGCCAAGAGGAGAGTGCTGGAGATGTGTGAGGAGACCACACTGTGGCTGGAAGAAAACCAGTTGGCTCCGAAGAAGGAGTacgaggaaaggaagagagagctgGAAGACGTGTGCTATTCTATCATCACGCATTTTAGTAaggaggacaaaatggagaaagGATGCTAA